The following coding sequences lie in one Myxococcus xanthus genomic window:
- a CDS encoding DUF3341 domain-containing protein: MSRWVLGEFRSPERMVEAARALRASGFLRLDAHTPYPVEDVDAVLGLPTSRLPLLALLAGVGGAVGAYVVQWFTQAVDWPLNVGGRPLHSGPAFIPITFESAVLAAAGSIFLGVIVACGLPRVTHPFLHLEAFRSASIDGFWLAVAVDGSEGVDAAEGALRQLGAAVVLAVEGRR, from the coding sequence ATGAGCCGATGGGTGCTGGGCGAGTTCCGCTCGCCGGAGCGGATGGTGGAGGCGGCCCGGGCGCTGCGGGCGTCGGGCTTCCTCCGGTTGGACGCGCATACCCCGTACCCGGTGGAGGACGTGGACGCCGTGCTGGGACTGCCCACTTCTCGGCTGCCGCTGCTGGCGTTGCTCGCCGGGGTGGGCGGCGCGGTGGGCGCCTATGTCGTGCAGTGGTTCACGCAGGCCGTGGACTGGCCGCTGAACGTGGGCGGACGTCCGCTGCACAGTGGCCCCGCCTTCATTCCCATCACCTTCGAGTCCGCTGTCCTGGCGGCGGCGGGTTCCATCTTCCTGGGGGTCATCGTGGCGTGTGGCCTGCCGCGGGTGACGCATCCGTTCCTCCACCTGGAGGCGTTCCGAAGCGCCAGCATCGACGGGTTCTGGCTCGCCGTCGCCGTGGACGGTTCGGAGGGCGTGGACGCGGCGGAAGGCGCCCTCCGCCAGCTCGGCGCCGCGGTCGTGCTCGCGGTGGAGGGCCGGCGATGA
- the nrfD gene encoding NrfD/PsrC family molybdoenzyme membrane anchor subunit, producing MSEPLPLAPVTADPLVVHPLLEERRPDAQLGEALLRPVLTAPGMGWWALVGVCAALTVLLAVAITITFVTGVGTWGNNIPVAWAFGIINFVWWIGIGHAGTLISAILLLFGMKWRSSVNRMAEAMTLFALVCAALFPLLHLGRPWKFYYLVPYPSSLRMWPQFRSPLTWDVVAITTYLTVSVLFWYLGLLPDLATARDTAKQVWRRRVWGLLSLGWRGSARHWRHWRTGYLLLAGLATPLVVSVHTIVSFDFAVAQLPGWHSTVFPPYFVAGAIFSGLAMVLSLLIPARRALHLHAVVTQAHLDALARLLLVSGLFVAYGYVQEHFFGWYSGSPYEMHAMNILRTGPYAPAFWTVFACNVLVPQLFWSARLRTQPVVLWCAALLVNVGMWLERFIIIVSPLSEDFLPSSWRHYAPTWVDLSLLSGTVGLFGLGFLLFLRFLPPIPISEVKELQHELEASEAFAHDVSAREGGAR from the coding sequence ATGAGCGAGCCACTGCCCCTGGCACCGGTGACGGCGGACCCGCTGGTCGTCCACCCGCTGCTCGAGGAGCGACGCCCGGACGCGCAGCTCGGTGAGGCGCTGCTGCGGCCGGTGCTCACCGCGCCGGGCATGGGGTGGTGGGCGCTCGTCGGAGTGTGCGCGGCGCTGACGGTGCTGCTGGCGGTGGCCATCACCATCACCTTCGTCACGGGCGTGGGGACGTGGGGCAACAACATCCCGGTGGCGTGGGCGTTCGGCATCATCAACTTCGTCTGGTGGATTGGCATTGGCCACGCCGGCACGCTCATCTCCGCCATCCTCCTGCTCTTCGGCATGAAGTGGCGCAGCTCCGTCAACCGCATGGCGGAGGCGATGACGCTCTTCGCCCTGGTGTGCGCGGCGCTGTTCCCCCTGCTGCACCTGGGCCGGCCCTGGAAGTTCTACTACCTGGTGCCGTACCCCAGCTCGCTGCGCATGTGGCCGCAGTTCCGGTCGCCCCTGACATGGGACGTGGTGGCCATCACCACGTACCTCACCGTGTCGGTGCTGTTCTGGTACCTGGGCCTGCTGCCGGACCTGGCCACCGCGCGCGACACCGCGAAGCAGGTTTGGCGGCGCCGAGTCTGGGGCCTGCTGTCCCTGGGGTGGCGGGGGAGTGCCCGCCATTGGCGGCATTGGCGCACCGGGTACCTGCTGCTCGCGGGGTTGGCGACGCCGCTGGTCGTGTCGGTGCACACCATCGTCTCGTTCGACTTCGCCGTGGCGCAGCTTCCGGGCTGGCACAGCACCGTCTTTCCTCCGTACTTCGTGGCGGGCGCCATCTTCTCCGGGCTGGCCATGGTGCTCTCGCTGTTGATTCCCGCTCGGCGGGCGCTCCACCTGCACGCGGTGGTGACGCAGGCGCACCTGGACGCGCTGGCGCGACTGCTGCTCGTCTCCGGTCTCTTCGTGGCCTACGGCTACGTTCAAGAGCACTTCTTCGGCTGGTACAGCGGAAGCCCCTACGAGATGCACGCGATGAACATCCTACGCACCGGCCCCTATGCGCCGGCGTTCTGGACTGTCTTCGCCTGCAACGTGCTGGTGCCACAGCTCTTCTGGTCCGCCCGGCTGCGCACCCAGCCGGTGGTCCTGTGGTGCGCGGCGCTGCTCGTCAACGTGGGCATGTGGCTGGAGCGCTTCATCATCATCGTGTCTCCGCTCAGCGAGGACTTCTTGCCTTCGAGCTGGCGGCACTACGCGCCCACCTGGGTGGACCTGAGCCTGCTGTCCGGAACGGTGGGGCTCTTCGGGCTGGGCTTCCTGCTGTTCCTCCGCTTCCTGCCGCCGATTCCCATCAGCGAGGTGAAGGAGCTCCAACACGAGCTCGAGGCCTCCGAGGCCTTCGCCCATGACGTGTCGGCACGGGAGGGAGGCGCGCGATGA
- a CDS encoding 4Fe-4S dicluster domain-containing protein has translation MLHMPPLTDRYPLPVLDGAEPWRSLEARQGAAPAPSPGEFPLDADAPPRGLSRRVLLELAAFGTAAAGLTGCFRAPPEKVLPYSRQPPDVTPGIPLHYATGLSLEGYARGVLVRSQEGRPTLVQGNPSHPESLGAAGAHEQASLLGLYDPHRARTVRHRDAPTSLSQVFQMVRRRAARQDGGAGLRLLVEPTASPLWARTFERILERFPKARVVPFSATQTGNAHEGARLAWGRPLRAMPDWRSARAVVALDDDFLSTLMGGLRAPREFVSARMPPALNRLWVVESRLSLTGAFADERLRARPSRVPWIARALAAELGRLLGRDALMVLGRGALDPAEHRWVAGAARDLAEQGDGAFIVVGESQPAAVHALAHLLNATLHGGTVRCVDSLLVPAPDAAALPALVADIRAGVVDTLLITAWNPVYRAPTDVPLGEALGLVEDAVYCALHDDETAARVSWSVPSTHPFEAWDDGRAVDGTATILQPLIAPLLESAVPPLELLAAFAGALATTPYERLRAQWREHAAASGRFEDEWERWLAEGVVPGTQLPLQQATVDAASVLAAVQALPPPGDGLELHFAADAKVHDGRYGANPWIQELPDPVTQLTWDNAVWVSPATASRLSLVRGDRVRLELRGRSVEAPVLVVPGQADDTLTLPLGYGQRLGSPVARGVGFDAQVLRFQDAPWWASGVRLTRVEGHHDFALTQEHWHMEGRPVALQTTAAHFAAQGDARLPALQAPTEHLYPPQPVPDASGHRWGMSIDLHRCTGCSACVVACQAENNIPAVGKDQVRRGREMHWLRIDRYFMGDVDTPSVITQPLMCVHCEYAPCEYVCPVAATVHSDEGLNQMVYNRCVGTRYCSNNCPYKVRRFNYLEYNHGGPLDRMYRNPQVTVRSRGVMEKCTYCVQRIEAARITARVEHRAIRQGEVRTACQQACPTEAIVFGDLNQPEDPVTRLHQDPRHYALLNHLGTKPRTVHLIRLKNPREATG, from the coding sequence GTGCTCCACATGCCACCGCTGACGGACCGATATCCGCTCCCTGTCCTGGATGGAGCCGAGCCCTGGCGCAGTCTGGAGGCGAGACAGGGCGCCGCGCCCGCGCCGTCGCCGGGTGAGTTCCCCTTGGATGCCGATGCGCCACCTCGGGGGCTGTCCCGGCGCGTGTTGCTGGAGTTGGCCGCGTTCGGCACCGCCGCCGCGGGCCTGACGGGCTGTTTCCGCGCGCCGCCGGAGAAGGTCCTGCCGTACTCGCGGCAACCGCCGGACGTCACTCCGGGCATCCCGCTCCATTACGCCACGGGGCTTTCGTTGGAGGGCTACGCGCGGGGCGTGCTGGTGCGCAGCCAGGAGGGGCGGCCCACGTTGGTGCAAGGCAATCCGTCCCATCCGGAGAGCCTGGGAGCGGCGGGCGCACATGAGCAGGCGTCGCTGCTGGGCCTGTATGACCCGCACCGTGCTCGGACCGTGCGCCACCGGGACGCGCCCACCTCCCTGTCCCAGGTCTTCCAGATGGTGCGCCGTCGCGCCGCGCGCCAGGACGGAGGGGCAGGACTTCGCCTGCTGGTGGAGCCCACCGCGTCACCGCTGTGGGCCCGGACCTTCGAGCGCATCCTGGAGCGCTTCCCGAAGGCCCGGGTCGTGCCCTTCAGCGCCACGCAGACGGGGAACGCGCACGAGGGCGCTCGCCTGGCGTGGGGCCGGCCGCTGCGCGCGATGCCGGACTGGCGCTCAGCGCGCGCCGTGGTGGCCCTGGATGACGACTTCCTGTCCACGCTGATGGGAGGACTGCGCGCGCCACGTGAGTTCGTCTCCGCGCGCATGCCGCCGGCGCTCAACCGCCTCTGGGTGGTGGAGAGTCGCCTGAGCCTCACGGGTGCCTTCGCGGACGAACGGCTCCGGGCGCGCCCGTCTCGTGTGCCGTGGATTGCCCGGGCGCTCGCGGCGGAGTTGGGGCGGTTGCTGGGGCGCGATGCGTTGATGGTGCTCGGGCGCGGGGCGCTGGATCCCGCGGAGCATCGCTGGGTGGCGGGGGCCGCTCGGGACCTGGCGGAGCAGGGGGACGGGGCGTTCATCGTGGTGGGGGAATCCCAGCCCGCGGCGGTGCACGCGCTGGCGCATCTGCTCAACGCGACCTTGCACGGTGGGACGGTGCGGTGCGTGGACTCGCTCCTGGTGCCCGCGCCGGACGCGGCGGCGTTGCCGGCGCTCGTCGCGGACATCCGCGCGGGCGTGGTGGACACGCTGCTCATCACCGCGTGGAACCCCGTCTACCGCGCGCCCACGGACGTGCCCCTGGGGGAGGCGCTGGGTCTGGTGGAGGACGCCGTGTACTGCGCGCTCCACGACGATGAGACCGCCGCGCGGGTGTCCTGGTCCGTACCCTCCACGCATCCGTTCGAGGCCTGGGACGATGGGCGCGCGGTGGATGGCACCGCGACCATCCTGCAGCCGCTCATCGCGCCGCTGTTGGAGAGCGCCGTGCCTCCGCTGGAGCTGCTGGCGGCCTTCGCCGGAGCATTGGCGACCACGCCCTACGAGCGACTGCGGGCCCAGTGGCGTGAACACGCTGCGGCATCGGGGCGCTTCGAGGATGAATGGGAGCGCTGGCTCGCGGAGGGCGTCGTTCCTGGCACGCAGCTGCCTTTGCAGCAGGCCACCGTGGACGCCGCCTCGGTGCTCGCGGCGGTCCAGGCGCTGCCTCCCCCGGGGGACGGGCTGGAACTGCACTTCGCCGCGGACGCCAAGGTCCATGACGGCCGCTACGGCGCCAATCCCTGGATCCAGGAGCTGCCGGACCCGGTGACGCAGCTCACCTGGGACAATGCCGTGTGGGTGAGTCCCGCCACGGCTTCGCGCCTGTCGCTGGTGCGAGGCGACCGCGTTCGCCTGGAGCTTCGCGGCCGTTCGGTGGAAGCACCCGTGCTGGTGGTTCCCGGGCAAGCCGATGACACCCTCACGCTGCCCCTGGGGTACGGCCAGCGCCTGGGCAGTCCGGTGGCGCGCGGCGTGGGCTTCGATGCCCAGGTGCTGCGCTTCCAGGACGCGCCCTGGTGGGCCTCCGGCGTGCGGCTCACGCGCGTGGAAGGCCACCACGACTTCGCGCTGACGCAGGAGCACTGGCACATGGAGGGCCGGCCCGTGGCGCTCCAGACGACGGCCGCCCACTTCGCGGCACAGGGCGATGCGCGGCTCCCGGCGCTCCAGGCACCAACGGAACACCTGTATCCGCCACAGCCCGTGCCGGACGCGTCGGGCCATCGTTGGGGCATGTCCATCGACCTGCACCGTTGCACGGGGTGCAGTGCTTGTGTGGTGGCGTGCCAGGCGGAGAACAACATCCCCGCCGTGGGGAAGGACCAGGTGCGGCGCGGACGGGAGATGCACTGGTTGCGCATCGACCGTTACTTCATGGGGGACGTGGACACCCCGTCCGTCATCACCCAGCCGCTGATGTGCGTGCACTGTGAGTACGCGCCTTGCGAGTACGTGTGCCCCGTGGCCGCCACCGTCCACTCGGACGAGGGGCTCAACCAGATGGTCTACAACCGCTGCGTCGGCACGCGGTATTGCTCCAACAACTGCCCCTACAAGGTCCGGCGCTTCAACTACCTGGAATACAACCACGGCGGGCCCCTGGACCGGATGTACCGCAACCCCCAGGTGACGGTGCGCTCGCGCGGGGTGATGGAGAAGTGCACGTACTGCGTGCAGCGCATCGAGGCCGCCCGCATCACCGCGCGCGTGGAGCACCGCGCCATCCGGCAAGGGGAGGTGCGCACCGCGTGTCAGCAGGCGTGCCCCACGGAGGCTATCGTCTTCGGTGACTTGAACCAACCGGAGGACCCCGTCACGCGGCTGCACCAGGACCCGCGCCATTACGCCTTGTTGAACCACCTGGGGACGAAGCCGCGCACCGTCCACCTGATCCGGCTGAAGAATCCCAGGGAGGCCACGGGATGA